The nucleotide sequence AGCTATTGATTGATAATTCTCTCTCACTCAGATACACTGAGACCTCCCTAGCTGAGCATCTACTGACTTGGACTGAGGAAGTTCTGATTTCAAGTTTTCGACTTGGCGGTGGAGGTCTGGGAGCTTGTTGCAAATCACATCCCAAATGATTTCGTCGTCGATGCTGAAGTATGCACGAGCAACGATGTCTCGCAATCCGGCGATTTTACGCCATTCAATCTGGGGATAGCGATCGCGGATATCAATAGGAATATTTTTGACCGCCTCTCCAATGATTTGGAGATTATACATGACGGCATCGAAGGTGAGTTCGTCTGAGGTTAAGCTTTCTCGGGTCGCGTTGGCGGTATAGCGGTCGATTTTAGCAATACTGGTAAGGATATCGTCGAGGTATAGGGTGAGGTTACGTGACATCAATTGCTTCCTCTAGCACAATGGCACGGATTTGGGGTTTGAGCGATCTCTTAGTCACGAGATCGACGGGTCTGTTGAAGAGGTCTTCGAGGAAGAATTTTAAGTCCATGTAGCGATCGAAGGTAGTATTGCCTTCAAATTCCACGAGAAAATCTAAATCGCTGATTTCTGTGGCTTCGTCGCGAGAGGCAGAGCCAAACAGGGAAAGGGAGGTTACGCCGTAGCTGTGGATGGTATCTAGACGATCCCGTAGGCGAGTGAGAATGGTTTGTCGGTAGGAGGAAGTAGCTGACATAACTGGGGGTACGTCTGTTTAATCACTGTAGAGGGCCGAATAACTCAACTAGCAGCACAACAGAGATCGACTCTACTAGCCGCGCAGTTAGAAGGCATTGGGGAATACAATGGATCTCCTGCATCAATGCTGAGATGGGAGTGCTGAAATTGCTGAACTGATTGGTATACTTAGCTCTCAGGATAGCTCAGAATGCTGTTCGGCAGTTCGACAGCAGGGGCTGAGCTCCATTTGTGCAAGAGGTTTCGGATCTCAGGAGTTTCAAATTACACATGACTTACTGCCTAGGGATCATTAATCGCTTTGGCATTGTGATGGCCAGCGACTCTCGCACCAATGCAGGCACAGATTATATATCGGCATATAAAAAGATTTTTGATTTATCCCTGCCTGGAGAAAGAGTTCTTGTTATTTGCGTATCCGGCAATCTTTCAATCACCCAAGGGGTGATGACCCGTCTAAAGCGAGATATTCGCGATCGGACAGAAATCAATCTGCACACCTTTTCCAATATGTTTGATGTCGCCGCCTATACCGGGGAAAAAATTCGAGAAGTTCAAAGCAAAGATCGAGATTGGTTGGAGAAAGATAATATTGATTATAGTTGTAGCTTTTTACTTGGAGGACAAATTAAAGGGGAAGAGCCACAACTCTATTTGATCTATTCTCAGGGGAACTTCATTCAGGCAACTATGGAGACACCCTTTTTACAACTTGGAGAAACCAAATATGGGAAACCGATCCTCGATCGCACTGTGACTTATGAAACCTCCCTTAGCGACCTGGCAAAATGCGCGTTGCTATCAATTGACTCGACGATGAAATCCAATATTTCTGTTGGCCCTCCCATTAATTTGATCCTGTATAGAAATGATAGCCTAGAGCTCGATCATACGTTGCAATTACGTCTTGGCGATCCCTATTTGGCCAAAATCCGCAAGCTATGGGAGCAGTCTCTGCGCCAAGCTTTTGAGGCAATGCCAGATATCGAATGGCAAGCGGAAGAGAACGGGCTGGAAGATGAAATTTTAATTGATTAGCACAGCAATCAATGTCTCGATCCGTTGTAGCCTTTAAGAAGATATACTTAGGAACTGTCATCGGTTAGGCAACTGTGTCATCAATAGCCTAAAACGAGGTGTAGGATGCGTCGCTACGCACTCAGAGACGATCGGTGGGAGAAGATAAAAGACTTTCTGCCAGGACGTGAGGGGCATGAGAGCGACCCAGCCATTTGAGGAACCCAACGGCCTTTGACCTGACGGCAGGACAGTGCTGCGATCTAGATGGCTCCGATGTTTTGCTGGAGCTACTGGGTGATGGTGTGGAGGCGCTCTTAGCCGATAGACGTACGATGCCGATGAGCCTGTGCGTCAGCGCTTGTCAGCCAAGTGTGCTGCGGTGATTCCTCCCAGGTCCAATCGCCAGTCCCCTTGTTAGTATGACAAGCATCTCTACAAAGGCCCGCCATTTGATTGAGAACTTTTTTGCCAAGCTCAGGCAATATTGCTTAACATATATATAAGTTAATTATTTTTCCCTGCGTATGTACTTGCACTCTGCCCATACTCCCCTCTGGCAACGCTCGATTCCATTGATGCCGTTTGTCTTGTGGGGATCGGGCATGGTGGTGATGAAAGGACCGCTAGCTGCAGCTTCACCGATGTTTATTGCCACCATGCGGCTGTTGCCTGCGGGCATCCTCGTGCTTGTGGCGATGTGGGTGGCGCAGCAGTGGTTGGGGTTCGAGAAGCGATCGCTGGTGCCGCGCGGTTGGACGGCGTGGCTGTGGGTGATTGCCTTTGGCCTGATTGATGGTTCGCTTTTCGAAGGCTTGCTAGTGGAAGGCTTGCAAGAGACCGAGGCGGGCTTGGGGTCAGTTTTGATCGATACTCAGCCGATTGCGGTTGCCATGATGGCAGCAGTATTTTACCGAGAGCGGCTGGGATGGTTGGGCTGGCTGGCGATGCTCGCAGGAGTCTGCGGCATTACAACCATTGGCCTTTCGCCCGAGTGGGGTTCCGAGGGCTTAGTGTGGACCGACGTGACGGTTTCGACCGGCACCATTTTGATGTTGCTGGCAGCACTGTCGATGGCGATCGCCACCGTGATGATGCGGCAAATTTGCAAACACGTCGACCCGATTGTGGCGACCGGCTGGCACATGGTCATCGGCAGCGTTCCCCTGATTGTTCGATCTGCGGCAACCGAAAGCCACCAATGGGATTTGCTCGCGCCCGCAGGTTGGTTGGCAGTGGTCTATATCGCCGCCTTCACCAGCGCATTGGCCTACGCCCTGTTTTTCTACAGCGCCTCCCGCGAGAACCTGACTCAACTCAGCTCGCTCACATTTCTGACACCCGTTTTTGCACTGGTCTTGGGCGGCATCTTTTTGCACGAGCAGTTAACCGTTGTGCAGTGGTGGGGCGCGATCTTGACGCTTGGCAGCGTGTACTGCATTCACCAGCGGGACGAATTGATGGAGCGCTTGCAGGCTTGGGGGGAACCGATCCGGCAGGTGGAGGCGATCCGGCAGGTGGAGGCGATCGCGATCGAGGAGTCCGAACTGGTGCGCGAACCGGTTGAGGTCGGTCGTTGACGGTTTCCCCGTGGAAATCCTTGCTGCAGGCAGCCATCCGCCGCAATCGCAGCAGTAGAGCGGCTCGGTTTTTACAGCTAGCAACGGTCGATGCCGAAAGCCGCCCCCACAACCGCACGGTTGTTTTCCGGGGCTTTTTGCCAGAAACAGACCTTATCCAACTGGCCACCGATCGCCGCAGTGAAAAAATCGAGCAGTTGCAGCACAATCCCCATGCAGCCATTTGCTGGTACTTCGATAAAACCCGCGAGCAATTTCGCCTCGCGGGGGCGATCGAGACCGTCACCGCCGATACAGAAGACGATCGCCGGCAAAATGCTCGCTACGCACTCTGGAGCCAACTCTCCGAGCGCGCCAAGCTGTTGTGGTACTGGCCCCAGCCTAAAGCAGCTCGCGAGCCGGCGATCGCCTTTCTAGAGACTCTTCCCGAGCAGTCTCCCGTACCTCCCGAGACATTTGTGCTGCTGTTATTCCGTGCAGAGGAAGTCGATCGCCTAGAACTGCTGGGAGACCCTCAAAATCGCTCCCTGCTGATGCGCACAGACAGCGGTTGGATCGAGCAATCGGTCAATCCGTAAGCTGGGGGGTTCTACCGGATTGCTCCAGCCGAGTTCGGCGCGAACGACCGAGATCGCCGATAATATTCCTGAATCTGACATTGCCTTAAAGGGGACCCAGGATATCCCCCACCTCCCCTGGATCGAATTAACCGACGGAACACCCATATGCCTGCGACCCTGTCCTCCGAGCAAATCGAACATCTCGTTTACAACCAATACGCCAGCCCCTTCGACTACTTAGGGCCGCACAAACTGGACGATAATGGCCTCAGTCGCTGGGTGGTCCGCGCCATTTTTCCGAATGCGGAAACAGTCGAGCTGATCGATCGCTCCACCCAAACCACCTATCCCATGCAGTCGGAGCACCTCGACAGTTACTTCGAACATCAGTTTGCACCGGGTCAAAACCTGCCCGACTATCAATTCAAAGTGAAGCGGGCGGGCAAAATCGAAACCCTCTTCGACCCCTATCGCTACCGTACTCCTCGTCTCTCCGAGCTAGACATCTATCTGTTCCGCGAAGGCAACCACCACCGCGTCTACGAGAAGTTAGGTGCCCATCCCGCCGAAGTAGAAGGCGTGGCTGGCGTTAACTTTGCCGTTTGGGCTCCCAATGCCCGCAATGTCAGTGTTTTGGGCGACTTCAACCAATGGGACGGACGCCAGCACCAAATGCAGATGCTGGGTAATAGCGGTGTCTGGCAACTGTTTATTCCGGGATTGGCGCTCGGCACCGTCTACAAATTTGAACTCAAAAATCAAGCGGGCCACATTCTAGAAAAATCCGATCCCTACGGATTCCGGCAAGAACCTCGACCCAAAACCGGCTCGATCGTCACCAACCTCAACGATTACACCTGGTCGGACGAAGACTGGATGAAACACCGTCAAACCAGCGACCCGCTCAAACAACCGATTTCTGTGTACGAGATGCATCTGGGCTCGTGGATGCATCAATCCGCCGATGTTCCCCTCGAAGCCAACGATGGCAGCACTGAATTGGCCTCGATCGACTACAAAGACAACACCCGCTTTCTCTCTTATCGCGAACTTGCGGACAAGCTCATTCCTTACGTTAAAGAATTGGACTTCACCCATATCGAGCTATTGCCCGTTGCCGAGCATCCGTTTGACGGCTCTTGGGGCTACCAGGCGATCGGCCACTACGCCGCCACCTCCCGCTACGGCTCCCCCCAAGATCTGATGTATTTCATCGATCGCTGCCACCAAAACAACATCGGCGTGATTGTGGACTGGGTACCCGGCCACTTCCCCAAAGACGGCCACGGTTTGGCCCATTTTGACGGCACGCACCTCTACGAGCACGAAGACCCTCGCAAGGGCGAACATAAGGGCTGGGGCACCCTCATCTTTAACTACAGCCGCAACGAAGTGCGCAACTACCTAATTGCCAATGCGGTATTCTGGTTCGACAAATACCACATCGACGGCATTCGGGTAGATGCAGTCGCGTCAATGCTTTATATGGACTACGATCGCGAGGATGGCGAGTGGGTTGCCAATGATTATGGCGGTCGGGAAAATATCGAGGCGATCGACTTCCTCAAAAACCTCAACTACGTCATCTTCGACTACTTCCCCGGCACACTCTCTATCGCGGAAGAGTCCACCGCTTGGCCGATGGTCACCTGGCCCACCCACGTCGGCGGCTTGGGCTTCAACCTCAAATGGAATATGGGTTGGATGCACGACATGCTGGATTACTTCAGCATGGATCCTTGGTTCCGCCAGTTCAACCAGAACTTAGTTACGTTCTCGATTATGTACGTCTACAGCGAGAACTATATGCTGGCGCTGTCCCACGACGAGATCGTCCACGGCAAGAGCAACATCATCGGCAAAGTCACGGGAGACGAATGGGGTAAGTTTGCCAGCATGCGCTGTCTGTACGGATTCATGTACGCTCATCCCGGCAAGAAAACGCTGTTTATGAGTATGGAGTTCGGCCAGTGGAACGAGTGGAATGTATGGGATGACCTCAGTTGGGAGCTATTGCAGTTCGAACCCCATGCCAAACTGAAGGACTATATAGCCGCTTTGAACCAGCTCTACAAGCAAGAACCCGCCCTACACGATAATGACTTCGACCCGTCGGGATTCCAGTGGATTGACTGTAACGACACCTCTGGTGTGGTGTCTTTTATCCGTCGCGCTAAAGATTCCAGTAATTATTTAGTGGCGGTGTGCAATTTCTCTCCCGAAATTCGCAGAAACTATCGTATTGGCGTGCCCGAGCATCGCTTCTATCGCGAACTTTTGAACTCAGATGCGATCGAATTTTGGGGGTCGGGCGAAGGCAACTTAGGGGGCAAACATTCCGATGGGTGGGCCTATCACGAGCAGCCTTATTCGATTGAGTTGTGCCTTCCTCCTCTGTCAATGACGCTCCTCAAGCCTGGAGACTTGCCACAATTGGCTGATGCATAATGCCTTTACCGCTACCGTGCAGTTCGTGTCTAGCTCTGTGTCTTCCTTTAAATCCGTGAGGTCGAGATGATAACCCCTATCTTATTTTTGGCTCCCGTGGCCATTGGCATTGTGCTGATAAAAGTGGTGAGTGCCCAAGTGGGATTGTTGGCCTGTGCTGCCTTGCTAGTGGCTGCCTCTATTTATTCTTTGGCCGCCTATAAGATGTGAGGATAATAGATCGGTCGACATGGCCTTTATTTAGCAGCGCGCCTGCCGGAGGAGAGGTCGGTGAGTGGGTTGCTCGGTCGTCTGGACCGGACGTTGGTGGGGATGCCTCGCGCTCAGCAGATGGTCGTGGCTGGTGAGGCACTGACTCAGTTGGTGTCTGCGTTTGCCGAGCGGGCGGAGTTGATGTTGTTGGATTGGGAGGAGCGTTATAGGGGACCGCTGGTGGATGGAGCTTGGTTGGCGGGGTTGGAGGAGCGGCCTCCGACGTTCAATCTGGCGGCTTATGAAACCGAACCGGTGGAGTTGCCCAGACCCCGCCCAAGAAATCCAAATCCTCAAGAGGAGCTCGAATTGATACCTGTTGCGGATTCGGCTTCTAGAGAGGATAGAACTCTGATTAAATCTTAAAGAAACCAACTTGGGAACGAAGCAATGCCTCAATCTTCACCTGCATCATATTCTGGCAACATTGCTATCAATGTTATCCCGCAAGTAAACGGAAGTTACATCTGTGAAGCGACGTCATTGCTCGATCGAGAAGCTGCCCAGACAAATAGGTTTCACGGTCAGAGTCCAAAGCATGCAATCGCCATTGCGCTAGAAAGTATGGCTCGAACATTTCGAATGGAGGCGGTAACAGAGCAGAATATTAATGCGCTAGAAGTCGAGCGATCGCCCTCTGGAGAAGTGAAAGAGAGGCGCTTTCATGTGATATTGCACTACGAACGGGTTGCAGAGGAAGAGTCGATGTTCGAGGCAATGCTGCATACTCATCTGGGCAATACGATTGTTGAACAAGCTGAAACATCCATTATCCAGGTCAATCCTGATTTACCGATTGAGCCTTTTAAAGGCGTTTTTATAGAGTGATGGACCCTTTTTTGTAATGAGCTGAGAGCTGATTTCGTTTTCGGGGTAGCGTTTCTGCCATTCTGCAGGCGATCGCGCCTCAATCCTCGCGGTTTTCGGTGAGTTTTTAGCGGGCTAGCGGTCTACTGCTCTCTTCCAAGATACAAGGGGGCCGAGTGCAATGCCTGAAAACTCCAGATCTCAATCTGGATGGGGTTTAAAACGATCTTTAAAGACCCTGTCTCGAATCGTGTGAAGTGGCGAGAGCATACCGTCGGGCAAATGACTGAAAATCACACAGCTCGGGTAGTTGCAGAGCCCCATCTTCATAGGTGCCAGCACATAGCCATACCCCAAGCATTTCCAGAGGATTTTCGACGGGATCTAAAGCTGTTGGCAGAACGCTGGCTCGATCGCTTTTTAGTTTGGCATGAACTTACAGACCGAGAACGTGACCGAAGTTATGCTGTAGCCACAGGCTCGGCCTCATTCAAAGCAGCCTCTAGCTTCGCTTCATCCTCTTTCGATAGTGAGGTTTGAAGAATTTTTCCTTGAAAGGGTTTTAACTCTTCGAGGACTTTATCTGGCGTAGCCTTTCTAACCAAAACAAATAATGCAGAGGTTTCCGGCTCTAATGTTTTACTGAGTTCTTTGATAAAGTCATCATCGATGCCAATATCTGCAACAGCCCCCGATATTGCTCCAAAAGCTGTACCTGTTGCAACACCGAGAATAGGATTGAATAACAGTAGGCCGATGGCGAGGCCCCACAAACTACCTCTAGCCATTCCTGCGGCGACCAAGTTATAAGATTGCTTCAGGTTGATTTTGCCGTCTCGATTCTTCACGACCACTACAGCATCTTCAAGATCGAGCAGATGCTGCTTTTGCATTTTCTCTAAGGCCAAACGGACTTCTTCAGCCTTAAACTTGTCTTCGAATGTGACTGCAATGAGCTCACTCATATAGTTGTCTCCTTAAGTCATTCAATCAATAGCTGGATAGCACGATCGCCACTCGAGTAGCGATCGCAGATTCCATGCCACATCCGTCTTTAGAAAACAATTAAACTTCTCAACATCCAGGCATTTTTCTCGTGGACTCCAATCCGTTCGGAGACAAGGTCCAAAGTCGGCTGGTCTTTACAGTCTTCTAACCGAGGCAGGAGCGATCTTGCGGTACGCACTACAGTTTCCTGTGCATCCACGAGAAGGCGAATCATTTCTTCCGTAACGGGGACGCCACTTACTGGAGGGATCGAGGTCAAACGAGAAAACTCTGAATACGAGCCGGGAGCATACAACCCCAGCGCACGAATGCGTTCGGCTATTCGGTCGATGGCCTCAGCCAGCTCTAAATATTGCGTTTCGAAGCGGGCATGCAAGCCTTCAAAGGATGGACCCGTGACATTCCAATGGAAGTTGTGGGTCATTAGATAAAGCGTATAGGTATCGGCTAATAATTGGGATAGCCCTTCGGCGATCGCCTGCCGATCTTCATCTCGGATACCGATCTCGACATCTAACTTCGTGCGAGTCGGTACGCTTAAATTCTCAACTAACATAGATGATCTCCAGTATTTTTCAACAGACCGAATGACTTAACTGATTCGGTTGGGAGGCTCGGCAATTTAGGGGATTGCAGTGCTGAGTTTGGACCTCGAACTAGCCATCGAGCTAGTCAAGGAAGACATTCCAGCAAAACTGCAAACTATGCTCGCAAGCCCCAAATACCGGTCGACTAGCTAAAGCTGGCATATGCCCGTTCGAAGGCAGTCTGTAAGTCTTGCCAAGCCCTTTCTAAACCAGAAGAAATTTCGCGTCTGGCCGATTCAGTGCTGGTTTGCAATTCTTGCAATTTGTTCTGAACTGAGTTGCGCCGTTCGTACAAAGATTGAAGTAAACGCTCGTATTCGGCTTTCGCTTCTCCTCCAGCAAGAGCAAACTTATCTTTCAGATCTGCAATTCGATCGTCAAACCTATCGAGTTCTGCACGGATTTCTGCTTCGTTTAGCTGTTCGCGACTTAAAGTTGTTTGAGACTGCATAATGTCTCCTTATAACTACTCAAAATTGACCGTGTTTGGATTGCGGTATCGGTCAATCACATTCATATCATAGCATATAACTAAAATAATGCAACACATGGATTGTAGATTGGGCAGAATTCTCGAACGATCTCCCCTGTTGCGATGGGTGGCAGGGGGTCGCGAACATTAATGGCGATCGCCTGCTGACGATGTGCCAGCTTCGGTTTTGAGGTCAATGCTCAAACGATTGCGCACCGTGTCGCGAACCACTTTATACGAGACATCGAGATTGAATTCCTGCTTGAGCCAGCCCCGCACCTCTGCGTAAGTGTCGAGCTGTCGGGGCGGATCGAGTACGCGCCCGAGTTGCACCAAGATGTCTGCTGGAATCGCCGGCTTTCTTCCCGGGCTGTGCTTGACGGTTAAGAGGGCCTCTAGGCCGCCATCGCGATAGAGCTTCAACCAGCGCTGAATCGTAATGCGATCGCGACCCAATAGGAGCGCGACATCGCCAACAGTTTTAACCACGCCTAACTTGAGAAGATAAAGAGCGTGGATTCTCGCGTGAGTCCCCACCATTTTCTGGAGATACATCAGCGATTTGAGTTCTTCGACAGATTCTGCAATATCGAGTTTGAGCTTGCCTGTCATATTGGGAAATGGAAATCGGTATCAACAGCATACCGAAAAGTTGCATTCAAAAAGTTATTAGTCTGTTGTTCGAGCTCGATCGCAAAGAGCGATATTGGCAAACTTCTCACCAGATCTACCGACCATTCACCCATTCGAGACTGTATCGAGATATTGGCGACCCCTCTACATCTCGAATTTGATTGTTCTTTCATGCGGCCTGAATTCGACATCGCCGAACCCCACCACTGCACCTGTTGAGACGCTTTTTCAGTACAGATCGATCTCCATATCCACCCTCCAACTACCAAAGCCGGAATTGGATTGTTGCTGGCCCGAATACAGACTCTCCCCTCCACTCACCCGACCGAAACGATCCAAGTTGGGACGACTACCTGCATCAGCTCTCACCAGAGCCGTCCGCACGTTGGCAGGACCGGAGCCAGAAATCGAAATGGTATTGCTAGTTCTGGACAAGTAGGGATCGAGGAGAATTTGTGCAGAATCGCCATCGAGCGTCGCGATCGCCTGACCGTTGGCTGTCACCGTACCGCTAGCCCCCTCCAAAAGCAGAACGTAGTCATCGCGACTCAAGCTGCTGCGCTCGATCGCGATCGCCGTGCGGGAGGTGGATTGGCTACTCTGAGACGAGCTAAAAGAAGACTGCGAACTTGTCGAAGACTGAGAGGTAAAGCCCGATGGAAAACTTTGTCCGTCCAGAAGCACTTGGGAGTCTCCACCGCCGCTAAAAACC is from Synechococcus sp. PCC 7336 and encodes:
- a CDS encoding DUF86 domain-containing protein, which gives rise to MSRNLTLYLDDILTSIAKIDRYTANATRESLTSDELTFDAVMYNLQIIGEAVKNIPIDIRDRYPQIEWRKIAGLRDIVARAYFSIDDEIIWDVICNKLPDLHRQVENLKSELPQSKSVDAQLGRSQCI
- a CDS encoding nucleotidyltransferase family protein; translation: MSATSSYRQTILTRLRDRLDTIHSYGVTSLSLFGSASRDEATEISDLDFLVEFEGNTTFDRYMDLKFFLEDLFNRPVDLVTKRSLKPQIRAIVLEEAIDVT
- a CDS encoding proteasome-type protease codes for the protein MTYCLGIINRFGIVMASDSRTNAGTDYISAYKKIFDLSLPGERVLVICVSGNLSITQGVMTRLKRDIRDRTEINLHTFSNMFDVAAYTGEKIREVQSKDRDWLEKDNIDYSCSFLLGGQIKGEEPQLYLIYSQGNFIQATMETPFLQLGETKYGKPILDRTVTYETSLSDLAKCALLSIDSTMKSNISVGPPINLILYRNDSLELDHTLQLRLGDPYLAKIRKLWEQSLRQAFEAMPDIEWQAEENGLEDEILID
- a CDS encoding DMT family transporter — protein: MYLHSAHTPLWQRSIPLMPFVLWGSGMVVMKGPLAAASPMFIATMRLLPAGILVLVAMWVAQQWLGFEKRSLVPRGWTAWLWVIAFGLIDGSLFEGLLVEGLQETEAGLGSVLIDTQPIAVAMMAAVFYRERLGWLGWLAMLAGVCGITTIGLSPEWGSEGLVWTDVTVSTGTILMLLAALSMAIATVMMRQICKHVDPIVATGWHMVIGSVPLIVRSAATESHQWDLLAPAGWLAVVYIAAFTSALAYALFFYSASRENLTQLSSLTFLTPVFALVLGGIFLHEQLTVVQWWGAILTLGSVYCIHQRDELMERLQAWGEPIRQVEAIRQVEAIAIEESELVREPVEVGR
- a CDS encoding Npun_F5749 family FMN-dependent PPOX-type flavoprotein, with the translated sequence MTVSPWKSLLQAAIRRNRSSRAARFLQLATVDAESRPHNRTVVFRGFLPETDLIQLATDRRSEKIEQLQHNPHAAICWYFDKTREQFRLAGAIETVTADTEDDRRQNARYALWSQLSERAKLLWYWPQPKAAREPAIAFLETLPEQSPVPPETFVLLLFRAEEVDRLELLGDPQNRSLLMRTDSGWIEQSVNP
- the glgB gene encoding 1,4-alpha-glucan branching protein GlgB, which gives rise to MPATLSSEQIEHLVYNQYASPFDYLGPHKLDDNGLSRWVVRAIFPNAETVELIDRSTQTTYPMQSEHLDSYFEHQFAPGQNLPDYQFKVKRAGKIETLFDPYRYRTPRLSELDIYLFREGNHHRVYEKLGAHPAEVEGVAGVNFAVWAPNARNVSVLGDFNQWDGRQHQMQMLGNSGVWQLFIPGLALGTVYKFELKNQAGHILEKSDPYGFRQEPRPKTGSIVTNLNDYTWSDEDWMKHRQTSDPLKQPISVYEMHLGSWMHQSADVPLEANDGSTELASIDYKDNTRFLSYRELADKLIPYVKELDFTHIELLPVAEHPFDGSWGYQAIGHYAATSRYGSPQDLMYFIDRCHQNNIGVIVDWVPGHFPKDGHGLAHFDGTHLYEHEDPRKGEHKGWGTLIFNYSRNEVRNYLIANAVFWFDKYHIDGIRVDAVASMLYMDYDREDGEWVANDYGGRENIEAIDFLKNLNYVIFDYFPGTLSIAEESTAWPMVTWPTHVGGLGFNLKWNMGWMHDMLDYFSMDPWFRQFNQNLVTFSIMYVYSENYMLALSHDEIVHGKSNIIGKVTGDEWGKFASMRCLYGFMYAHPGKKTLFMSMEFGQWNEWNVWDDLSWELLQFEPHAKLKDYIAALNQLYKQEPALHDNDFDPSGFQWIDCNDTSGVVSFIRRAKDSSNYLVAVCNFSPEIRRNYRIGVPEHRFYRELLNSDAIEFWGSGEGNLGGKHSDGWAYHEQPYSIELCLPPLSMTLLKPGDLPQLADA
- a CDS encoding DUF1269 domain-containing protein, with protein sequence MSELIAVTFEDKFKAEEVRLALEKMQKQHLLDLEDAVVVVKNRDGKINLKQSYNLVAAGMARGSLWGLAIGLLLFNPILGVATGTAFGAISGAVADIGIDDDFIKELSKTLEPETSALFVLVRKATPDKVLEELKPFQGKILQTSLSKEDEAKLEAALNEAEPVATA
- a CDS encoding Dps family protein — protein: MLVENLSVPTRTKLDVEIGIRDEDRQAIAEGLSQLLADTYTLYLMTHNFHWNVTGPSFEGLHARFETQYLELAEAIDRIAERIRALGLYAPGSYSEFSRLTSIPPVSGVPVTEEMIRLLVDAQETVVRTARSLLPRLEDCKDQPTLDLVSERIGVHEKNAWMLRSLIVF
- a CDS encoding helix-turn-helix domain-containing protein, whose product is MTGKLKLDIAESVEELKSLMYLQKMVGTHARIHALYLLKLGVVKTVGDVALLLGRDRITIQRWLKLYRDGGLEALLTVKHSPGRKPAIPADILVQLGRVLDPPRQLDTYAEVRGWLKQEFNLDVSYKVVRDTVRNRLSIDLKTEAGTSSAGDRH